A stretch of the Xiphias gladius isolate SHS-SW01 ecotype Sanya breed wild chromosome 19, ASM1685928v1, whole genome shotgun sequence genome encodes the following:
- the acacb gene encoding acetyl-CoA carboxylase 2 isoform X4 encodes MSGPHLVKKGREHRKMDLHRDFTVASPAEFVTRFGGNRVIEKVLIANNGIAAVKCMRSIRRWSYEMFRNERTIRFVVMVTPEDLKANAEYIKMADHYVPVPGGPNNNNYANVELIVDIAKRIPVQAVWAGWGHASENPKLPELLNKAGISFLGPSSKAMWALGDKVASSIVAQSADIPTLPWSGSGLRVDWAEEDQGLGNVISVPPEVYTKGCVHDVDDGLAGAERIGYPVVIKASEGGGGKGIRKVESSEDFPSFFRQVQTEVPGSPIFIMQLAQHARHLEVQILADEYGNAISLFGRDCSIQRRHQKIIEEAPATIAAPSTFEQMERYAVRLAKMVGYVSAGTVEYLFSEDGRFHFLELNPRLQVEHPCTEMIGDVNLPAAQLQIAMGVPLHRIKDIRLLYGETPWGDTIINFETPDCIPSPRGHVIAVRITSENPDEGFKPSSGTVQELNFRSSKNVWGYFSVGATGGLHEFADSQFGHCFSWGENREEAISNMVVAMKELSIRGDFRTTVEYLIKLLETESFRNNDIDTGWLDHLIAEKVQAERPDTMLGIVCGALHVADASFRKSMSDYLHSLERGQVLPAASLLNSVNVDLIYEGVKFCLKVARQSPTTYVIMMNGSNIEIDVHRLSDGGLLLSYDGNSHITYMKEEVDSYRITVGNKTCVFEKEKDPTVLRSPSAGKLLQYVVEDGGHIFAGDTYAEIEVMKMVMTLTVQQSGCIHFVKRPGAVLEPGCVVAHMDLDNPSSVHRVELNTATLPPQQPLPMVGEKLHQVFHSVLENLVKVMDGYCLEEPYFSSKLKQWVATLMKTLRDPSLPLLELQEIMTSVAGRIPPGVEKDIRKVMAQYASNITSVLCQFPSQRIANILDSHAATLQRKADREVFFMNTQSIVQLVQRYRSGIRGYMKSVVLDLLKHYLQVEMQFQQAHYDKCVINLREQHKPDMSSVLEYIFSHAQVSKKNILVTMLIDHLCGRDSTLADELMAILNELTQLSKMENSKVALRARQVLIASHLPSYELRHNQVESIFQSAIDMYGHQFCPENLKKLILSETSIFDVLPNFFYHSNQVVCMAALEVYVRRAYIAYELNSIQHHQLQDGTCAVDFQFMLPSSHPNRGSSPTLNRVPVPMNGSGQFKMRRQGSELFLEGALSPPCQRMGAMVAFHCFDDFRRNFDEVLSSFAEPLLESAPFSESCSSLYEEENFKNTKENPIHIINVSIKIADTEDDDALVTAFTAFAQSKKAILFECGIRRITFLIAQKREFPKFFTFRARDGFQEDRIYRNLEPALAFQLELNRMRNFDLTAVPCANHKMHLYLGAARVQEGAEVTDYRFFIRAIIRHSDLITKEASFEYLQNEGERLLLEAMDELEVAFSNTSVRTDCNHIFLNFVPTVIMDPSKIEESVRSMVMRYGSRLWKLRVLQAELKINIRLTPTGNAVPIRLFLTNESGYYLDISLYKEVNEPSSGQIMFQSYGEKQGPLHDMLINTPYVTKDLLQAKRFQAQTLGTTYVYDFPEMFRQALFKLWGPGDKCPKDVLMCTELVLDPQCRLVQMNRLPGDNDVGMVAFRMKMKTPEYPEGRDIIVICNDITHMIGSFGPQEDELFLRASELARAEGIPRIYIAANSGARIGLAEEIKHMFQVAWIDPNDPYKGFKYLYLTPQDYTRISSTNAVHCHHVEEGGESRYIITDIIGKDEGLGVENLRGSGTIAGESSQAYEEIITISMVTCRAIGIGAYLVRLGQRVIQVENSHIILTGAGALNKVLGREVYTSNNQLGGVQIMHNNGVTHTTVPDDFEGVFTILQWLSYMPKNTHSPVPVIATTDPIDREIEFTPTKTPYDPRWMLAGRPHLTVRGAWQSGFFDYGSFMELMGSWAQTVVVGRARLGGIPLGVIAVETRTVELTVPADPANLDSESKVLQQAGQVWFPDSAFKTAQAICDFNRERLPLMVFANWRGFSGGMKDMYDQILKFGAYIVDALHGFRQPVLVYIPPHAELRGGSWVVIDPTINPLCMELYADRESRGGVLEAEGTVEIKFRRKDLLKTMRRLDLVCSTLVEQLASPELSDKQCRELESKLKAREEFLLPIYHQVAVQFVDLHDTPGRMQEKGVITDILDWKNVRTFFYWRLRRLLLEQVVKCEILEANKDLSDGHMQSMLRRWFVETEGTVKAYLWDNNQAVVEWLEKHLSKEDSTRSAIQQNVKYLKRENTLKHIRSLVQANPDVAMDCIIHMSQKITPSQRAELLHLLATMDSTSAS; translated from the exons ATGTCTGGTCCTCACTTGGTGAAAAAAGGACGTGAACACAGAAAGATGGATCTCCACAGGGACTTCACTGTGGCCTCTCCTGCTGAGTTTGTCACCCGATTTGGTGGCAACCGTGTCATCGAAAAA GTGCTGATAGCTAACAATGGCATCGCTGCAGTCAAATGTATGCGTTCTATCCGTCGCTGGTCCTATGAAATGTTTCGCAATGAGAGAACCATCCGCTTTGTGGTCATGGTAACCCCTGAGGACTTGAAAGCTAATGCAG AATACATAAAAATGGCAGACCATTATGTGCCTGTACCTGGTGGGCCCAACAATAACAACTATGCCAATGTCGAGCTGATAGTGGACATTGCAAAAAGAATCCCAGTGCAG GCTGTGTGGGCCGGTTGGGGCCATGCTTCAGAAAATCCCAAACTGCCTGAGCTCCTGAACAAAGCAGGGATATCATTCTTAG GGCCGTCCAGTAAGGCCATGTGGGCTCTAGGGGATAAGGTGGCTTCATCCATTGTGGCACAGAGTGCTGACATTCCCACGCTACCATGGAGCGGATCAG GCCTGAGAGTGGACTGGGCAGAGGAGGACCAAGGTCTGGGCAATGTCATCAGCGTTCCTCCGGAGGTCTACACAAAGGGCTGTGTTCATGATGTAGATGATGGCCTGGCA GGAGCTGAGAGAATTGGTTATCCAGTTGTTATCAAGGCATCCGAGGGTGGCGGTGGAAAGGGTATCCGGAAAGTAGAAAGTTCTGAGGATTTTCCGAGTTTCTTTAGACAG GTACAGACAGAGGTACCTGGCTCACCCATCTTCATCATGCAGTTGGCTCAGCATGCGAGACACCTCGAGGTTCAGATATTGGCTGATGAGTATGGAAATGCCATCTCTCTGTTTGGAAGAGACTGCTCCATCCAGAGGAGGCACCAGAAGATCATAGAGGAGGCTCCCGCCACCATAGCTGCTCCCTCAACATTCGAGCAAATGGAACGG TATGCTGTGCGACTGGCCAAGATGGTGGGCTATGTGAGTGCAGGTACCGTGGAGTATCTCTTCTCTGAAGACGGACGTTTCCATTTCCTCGAGCTGAATCCTCGCCTGCAAGTTGAACATCCCTGTACAGAGATGATTGGAGATGTAAACCTGCCTGCTGCCCAGCTTCAG ATTGCGATGGGAGTCCCCCTTCATAGAATTAAAGACATCCGCTTGCTTTATGGAGAAACTCCATGGGGCGACACCATCATTAACTTTGAGACTCCAGACTGCATCCCAAGTCCAAGAGGGCACGTCATAGCTGTTCGCATCACCAGTGAGAACCCTGATGAG GGGTTCAAGCCCAGCTCTGGCACCGTGCAGGAGCTGAATTTCCGCAGCAGTAAAAACGTGTGGGGTTATTTCAGTGTGGGCGCGACTGGTGGCCTGCATGAATTTGCAGACTCACAGTTTGGACACTGTTTCTCCTGGGGCGAGAACCGTGAAGAAGCCATTTC GAATATGGTGGTGGCAATGAAGGAGCTGTCCATCAGAGGTGACTTCAGGACAACAGTTGAATACCTCATTAAGTTACTAGAAACAGAAAGCTTCAGAAACAATGACATTGACACCGGCTGGCTGGATCACCTCATTGCCGAGAAAGTGCAG GCAGAGAGACCAGATACCATGCTGGGTATTGTCTGTGGGGCTTTGCATGTTGCTGATGCGAGCTTCAGAAAGAGCATGTCAGACTACCTACATTCCCTGGAAAG AGGCCAGGTACTGCCTGCAGCCAGTCTCCTCAACTCTGTCAACGTGGACTTAATATATGAAGGAGTCAAGTTCTGCCTCAAG GTGGCTCGCCAGTCCCCAACAACTTATGTGATCATGATGAATGGCTCCAACATTGAAATAGATGTCCACAGACTGAGTGATGGAGGCCTCCTGCTTTCCTACGATGGCAACAGCCACATCACCTACATGAAAGAGGAAGTAGACAG CTACCGCATCACTGTTGGCAACAAGACCTGTGTATTTGAGAAGGAGAAGGATCCCACAGTGCTAAGGTCGCCCTCTGCTGGCAAGCTGCTGCAGTACGTGGTTGAGGATGGAGGTCATATTTTTGCAGGAGACACTTATGCTGAGATTGAG GTGATGAAGATGGTGATGACTCTGACTGTGCAGCAATCTGGTTGTATCCACTTTGTCAAGAGACCTGGAGCAGTACTTGAGCCTGGCTGTGTGGTGGCGCATATGGACCTGGACAACCCCAGCAGTGTACATCGG GTGGAGCTCAACACGGCCACACTTCCACCCCAACAACCGCTGCCCATGGTTGGGGAAAAGCTTCACCAGGTGTTCCACAGTGTGCTCGAAAACCTGGTTAAAGTCATGGATGGGTACTGCCTTGAAGAACCCTACTTCAGCAGCAAG CTGAAACAGTGGGTGGCTACCCTGATGAAGACTCTAAGGGACCCCTCCCTGCCACTGTTGGAACTCCAAGAGATCATGACCAGCGTGGCAGGTCGTATTCCACCTGGCGTCGAGAAAGATATCCGTAAAGTCATGGCTCAGTATGCGAGCAACATCACTTCTGTCCTCTGCCAGTTCCCCAGTCAAAGG ATTGCAAATATTCTAGACAGCCATGCAGCGACCCTACAGAGGAAGGCTGACCGAGAGGTTTTCTTCATGAACACTCAAAGTATTGTACAGCTAGTacagag GTACCGCAGTGGAATCCGTGGTTATATGAAGTCTGTGGTTCTCGATCTGCTGAAGCACTACCTGCAAGTAGAGATGCAGTTTCAGCAAG cTCACTATGACAAGTGTGTTATCAACCTGAGAGAGCAGCACAAACCTGACATGAGTTCTGTGCTGGAGTACATCTTCTCTCATGCCCAGGTCTCCAAGAAGAACATCCTGGTCACAATGCTCATA GACCACCTGTGCGGAAGGGATTCCACCCTGGCAGATGAGCTGATGGCTATTCTGAATGAACTCACACAGCTCAGCAAGATGGAGAACTCCAAGGTGGCTTTGAGAGCCAGACAG GTCTTGATTGCTTCCCATTTACCATCCTACGAACTGAGACACAACCAGGTGGAGTCCATCTTTCAGTCAGCCATTGACATGTATGGCCACCAGTTTTGCCCAGAAAACTTGAAG AAACTCATTCTCTCTGAAACCTCCATTTTCGATGTTTTGCCCAATTTCTTTTATCACTCCAATCAAGTTGTATGCATGGCTGCCTTGGAG GTTTATGTGCGCAGAGCTTACATCGCCTATGAGCTAAATAGCATCCAGCATCACCAACTGCAGGATGGAACGTGCGctgtagactttcagtttaTGTTGCCATCATCACATCCGAACAG AGGGAGCAGCCCTACTCTGAACAG GGTTCCTGTGCCAATGAATGGATCAGGCCAGTTTAAAATGAGGCGGCAGGGCAGTGAGCTCTTCCTGGAGGGAGCCTTATCTCCACCCTGCCAGCGCATGGGCGCCATGGTGGCTTTCCACTGTTTTGACGACTTCAGAAG gaaTTTCGATGAAGTTCTCTCCAGCTTTGCAGAACCACTCTTGGAGAGTGCTCCGTTCTCAGAGTCCTGCTCCAGTCTCTATGAGGAGGAGAACTTCAAG AATACGAAGGAGAACCCAATCCACATCATTAATGTGTCCATAAAAATAGCAGACACAGAGGATGATGATGCCTTGGTCACAGCCTTCACTGCCTTTGCCCAGTCAAAG aaagcAATCCTCTTTGAGTGTGGAATCAGGAGAATCACATTTTTGATTGCACAGAAG agagAATTTCCTAAGTTCTTCACTTTCAGAGCTAGAGACGGG TTCCAGGAGGATCGTATTTACCGGAATCTTGAGCCGGCTTTAGCGTTTCAGCTGGAGCTCAACCGCATGAGGAACTTTGACCTGACAGCTGTTCCCTGTGCCAACCACAAGATGCACCTCTACCTAGGTGCTGCTCGTGTTCAGGAGGGTGCTGAAGTCACGGACTACCGCTTCTTCATCCGAGCTATCATCCGCCACTCAGATCTCATTACAAAG GAAGCCTCCTTTGAATACCTACAAAATGAGGGAGAACGTCTTCTACTGGAGGCCATGGATGAGTTGGAGGTTGCCTTCAGTAACACCAGTGTCCGGACAGACTGCAACCACATCTTCCTCAACTTTGTCCCAACTGTCATCATGGACCCCTCTAAA ATTGAGGAGTCTGTCCGATCCATGGTGATGCGCTATGGCAGCCGTCTCTGGAAGCTGCGGGTCCTGCAGGCGGAGCTGAAGATCAATATCCGCCTGACGCCAACGGGGAATGCTGTTCCTATCCGTCTGTTTCTCACTAATGAATCTGGCTATTATTTGGACATCAGCCTGTACAAGGAGGTCAACGAACCAAGTTCTGGACAG ATAATGTTCCAGTCATATGGAGAAAAGCAAGGTCCTCTGCATGACATGCTGATCAACACTCCCTATGTGACCAAAGACCTGCTGCAGGCCAAACGCTTCCAGGCTCAAACTCTGGGCACTACGTATGTCTATGACTTCCCCGAGATGTTCAGACAG GCACTGTTCAAGCTGTGGGGTCCAGGGGACAAATGCCCTAAAGACGTGCTGATGTGCACCGAGCTGGTTCTGGACCCACAATGTCGACTGGTGCAGATGAACCGTCTGCCTGGAGACAATGAC GTGGGAATGGTCGCCTTcaggatgaagatgaagactCCAGAGTACCCGGAGGGCAGAGACATCATTGTCATCTGTAATGACATCACTCACATGATCGGCTCCTTTGGTCCTCAGGAGGATGAGCTGTTCCTCAGGGCGTCTGAGCTGGCTCGCGCCGAGGGCATCCCCCGCATTTACATTGCAGCCAACAGTGGAGCACGCATCGGCCTCGCTGAAGAAATCAAACACATGTTCCAGGTGGCATGGATTGACCCCAATGACCCCTACAAG GGTTTCAAGTACCTTTACCTGACACCTCAGGACTACACACGTATCAGCTCCACCAATGCTGTTCACTGTCACCATGTAGAGGAAGGTGGAGAGTCCAG GTACATCATCACTGACATCATCGGGAAGGATGAGGGCCTTGGTGTTGAGAACCTGCGAGGTTCTGGCACCATCGCTGGAGAATCTTCTCAGGCCTATGAGGAGATTATTACAATCAGTATG GTGACGTGTCGCGCTATTGGAATTGGAGCTTATCTGGTCCGTTTGGGACAGCGAGTGATCCAGGTGGAGAACTCACACATTATCTTGACTGGAGCAGGTGCTCTGAACAAG GTTTTGGGCAGAGAGGTCTACACTTCCAACAACCAGCTGGGAGGAGTCCAGATCATGCACAATAATGGAGTCACTCACACCACTGTGCCAGATGACTTTGAGGGCGTCTTCACCATCCTCCAGTGGCTCTCCTACATGCCAAAG AACACACACTCCCCTGTGCCTGTTATTGCAACTACAGATCCaatagacagagagatagaatTCACTCCTACAAAAACGCCGTATGACCCTCGGTGGATGCTGGCTGGGAGACCTCACCTCA CGGTGAGAGGCGCCTGGCAGAGTGGATTCTTCGACTACGGCTCTTTCATGGAACTCATGGGGTCGTGGGCTCAGACGGTAGTAGTGGGAAGAGCACg GTTAGGAGGAATCCCCCTCGGTGTTATAGCTGTTGAAACACGCACAGTTGAGTTGACTGTCCCGGCGGATCCAGCCAACCTGGACTCAGAATCTAAA GTTCTGCAGCAGGCTGGCCAGGTGTGGTTTCCAGATTCAGCCTTTAAAACAGCGCAGGCCATTTGTGACTTCAACCGTGAACGTCTGCCTCTCATGGTGTTCGCCAACTGGAGGGGCTTCTCTGGGGGAATGAAGG ATATGTATGATCAGATATTAAAGTTTGGGGCCTATATTGTGGATGCCCTTCATGGTTTCCGCCAGCCGGTGCTGGTGTACATCCCACCGCATGCTGAGCTGAGAGGAGGTTCCTGGGTGGTGATTGACCCCACCATCAACCCACTGTGTATGGAGCTCTATGCTGACAGGGAGAGCAG AGGTGGTGTGCTGGAAGCTGAGGGTACAGTGGAGATCAAATTCAGGAGGAAGGACCTGCTGAAAACCATGAGAAGGCTAGACTTAGTCTGTTCTACTCTGGTTGAGCAACTTG CTTCCCCAGAGCTGTCTGACAAACAGTGCAGAGAGCTGGAGTCGAAGCTCAAGGCAAGGGAGGAATTCCTGCTGCCCATCTACCACCAGGTGGCAGTGCAGTTTGTAGACCTCCACGACACCCCAGGGAGGATGCAGGAGAAGGGTGTCATCACT GATATTTTGGATTGGAAGAATGTGCGTACCTTTTTCTACTGGCGTCTGCGTCGCCTCCTGCTGGAGCAGGTGGTGAAATGTGAGATTCTGGAGGCCAACAAGGACCTCAGTGACGGTCACATGCAGTCCATGCTACGACGCTGGTTCGTTGAGACAGAGGGAACAGTCAAG GCTTACCTTTGGGATAATAACCAAGCAGTAGTTGAGTGGCTTGAGAAGCATTTGTCCAAGGAGGACAGCACTCGATCAGCTATCCAACAGAATGTCAAGTACTTGAAACGAGAAAACACCTTGAAACACATCCGCAG CCTGGTGCAGGCCAACCCTGACGTAGCCATGGACTGCATCATCCACATGAGCCAGAAAATCACTCCGTCCCAGAGGGCTGAGCTCTTGCATCTGCTCGCAACTATGGACAGCACCAGTGCCAGTTAA